The Microlunatus antarcticus DNA segment GACCTTGCTGAAGCAGTCGTTGACGTCCTTGTCCGCGGGCGGGCCGGGCATCAGCACGAGCTTCGGCTTCACGGTGATCTTCTTGATCTGCGCCTCGGCCGACTCCACGTTGCCGGTGCCGGCGAGCACGACGACGTCGGGGTCGAGGCGGTTGATCGCGGCGACCGCGTCGTCGGGGCGCTGACGGCAGCTCTTCTGCGCGTCGGGCGGCGGGGCGAGGATCGTCATGTCGCGGAAGCCGCAGCCGTACATGCCGTACGAGACGACCTTCCAGCCCTGGTCGGTGCCGATGACCTGCCGCAGCAGGTCGACGTAGACGAGCGCGACCGAGTTCCCGACCACGACCATCGTGTGGTCGGCCTTCGGGTCGCCCCAGGTGCAGGCGGCCTCGTCGATGGTGTCGGCACCGCCACAGCTGTGGATGTCGTCGGGGCCGAGCCCGCCCGTCATGACCGAGTTCATCGACGGCGACAGCGTCGGCCACGCCTTCGCGGTGAGCGCCTGCGCGATCCGGGCCTGGAGCTGGTCCTGGGCCGAGGCCGCGCCGGTGGCGCCACCGGACGGGAGCGCCAGCGGGGCCGGTTCCGCGCTGGTGGACCGCGCCTGGGTCTGGAACGTGACGACGACCAGGACCGCCGTGGCGAGGGCGAGGAGGCTGACGGCCGTGCGCTGGTAGGCGGGGGTGAACGGGCTCGGCCGGGCGGGGGCGCCCTGCCGCCGACGGCGGTGACGCGGCCGGTCGGCCCGGGGCTGGAGCCACTGCGAGCGCCGGATCGGGTCCTCGACCAGGTGGTAGGTGTAGACGGAGAGCACCGTGGCCACGCCGAGCAGGACCAGCCCGGTCAAGAAGCCGCCCCCGAGCACCGCCCGGCCGAGGATCACGACCGGGAAGTGCCACAGGTAGAGCGAGAACGAGATGTCGCCGACGTAGCCGGACACCCGGTTGGTGAGCGGGAAGAGCAGGCGCTGCTGCGCGACGCCGGTGCCCGCGGCGATGACCAGGGCGGTGGCCAGCACGGGCAGCGCGGCGGCGGGGGCCTGGAAGCCGTCGGCAGGGTCGACGAGGAAGACCCCGGCGACCATCCCGGCGAGGCCGATCCACGCGAGCGGCGGCCGGAGGCGGTCGGGCAGCCGGCTGACGAGCGGCACGGCGATCGCCAGCAGCGCCCCGACCCCGAGCTCCCAGGTGCGGGAGAAGGTCGAGAAGTACGCCCGGTTGGCCGCGACCTGCGAGTCGTGCAGCGCCCAGACGAACGAGGCGACGGACAGCACGACGACGAGCGCGGCCAGCACCACCCGCGGACGCACGCTCTTCGCCGCGGAGCGGCCCAGCAGGACCAGGACCAGGAGCATCAGCCAGGGCCAGACGAGGTAGAACTGCTCCTCGACCCCGAGCGACCAGTAGTGCTGCAGCGGCGAGACCGGACGGTCGTGGGCGAAGTAGTCCGTGCTCTGCAGCGCGAAGCGCCAGTTGGCGGCGAAGAACAGGGCCCACACGCCGTCCACCGCGGTCGCCTGCCAGCGCGCGACGTTGAAGACGAACCACGACGCGGCCACCGTGACCGCCAGCACGAGCAGCGAGGCGGGCAGGATCCGCTTGACCCGGCGACGGTAGAAGCCGGAGAACGAGATCCGGCCGGTCCGGTCGTGCTCGCGGAGCAGCAGCCCGGTGATCAGGAAGCCGGAGATGACGAAGAAGACGTCGACCCCGACGAAACCGCCACGCGGCCAGTCCCAGACGTGGTTGGCCACCACGGCCAGCACCGCGAAGGCGCGCAGGCCCTGGATGTCCCAGCGGGAGCGGGGGCTCGGCTGCTTCGTGCCGCGGCCGACGCGGCCCCCGGACCCGTGGCGGTACGACTGCGTGGAGAAGGAGGGCTGCCGACTGCGACGCCGCTCGGGCCGGCCCTCCGAGGGCGCGTC contains these protein-coding regions:
- a CDS encoding acyltransferase family protein gives rise to the protein MSSTATPTAPRTTPDAPSEGRPERRRSRQPSFSTQSYRHGSGGRVGRGTKQPSPRSRWDIQGLRAFAVLAVVANHVWDWPRGGFVGVDVFFVISGFLITGLLLREHDRTGRISFSGFYRRRVKRILPASLLVLAVTVAASWFVFNVARWQATAVDGVWALFFAANWRFALQSTDYFAHDRPVSPLQHYWSLGVEEQFYLVWPWLMLLVLVLLGRSAAKSVRPRVVLAALVVVLSVASFVWALHDSQVAANRAYFSTFSRTWELGVGALLAIAVPLVSRLPDRLRPPLAWIGLAGMVAGVFLVDPADGFQAPAAALPVLATALVIAAGTGVAQQRLLFPLTNRVSGYVGDISFSLYLWHFPVVILGRAVLGGGFLTGLVLLGVATVLSVYTYHLVEDPIRRSQWLQPRADRPRHRRRRQGAPARPSPFTPAYQRTAVSLLALATAVLVVVTFQTQARSTSAEPAPLALPSGGATGAASAQDQLQARIAQALTAKAWPTLSPSMNSVMTGGLGPDDIHSCGGADTIDEAACTWGDPKADHTMVVVGNSVALVYVDLLRQVIGTDQGWKVVSYGMYGCGFRDMTILAPPPDAQKSCRQRPDDAVAAINRLDPDVVVLAGTGNVESAEAQIKKITVKPKLVLMPGPPADKDVNDCFSKVSTPADCVSTPEPSWGVLEAKVARDVGGVYVNTQKWVCVDNRCPAFVGTTPVKLDRFHLTSPYNTLIAPAVREELVSREIVDLPA